The Pseudosulfitobacter pseudonitzschiae genome includes a region encoding these proteins:
- the urtC gene encoding urea ABC transporter permease subunit UrtC yields the protein MNRSFVARNPSVLIFLALLALFTLGVTILSEGFGVGMISTSFVKTLGKTLCLCLVAVAMDLIWGYAGILSLGHFAFFGLGGYMIGMWLMYERTRLIVVDALAQGSMPPTPQEVVDGIGNQIFGVVGSSEFPAIWAFADSLTLQLALVVLVPGLLALVFGWLAFRSRVTGVYLSILTQAMTLALALYLFQNDSGLRGNNGLSGLQNLPNVTASQDVVSMWFFWGSALALGLGYLLAVWVVSGKFGSVIRGIRDNEARVRFLGYSVEAYKLALFTLTACIAGIAGALYYPQAGIINPAEIAPIASIYLAVWVAIGGRGRLYGAVIGAAVVSLLSSWFTGGQAPDIPLGFYTIKWVDWWLVLLGLSFVGVTLFAPQGIGGLVDLISDRLRPDRHGADLGPDQGSLREKEAQK from the coding sequence ATGAACCGTTCATTTGTCGCACGAAACCCGTCGGTTTTGATCTTTCTGGCCCTGCTGGCGTTGTTCACTCTGGGCGTTACCATCCTGTCCGAAGGCTTTGGCGTCGGCATGATCTCGACCAGTTTCGTCAAGACATTGGGCAAGACGCTGTGCCTGTGTCTGGTTGCCGTGGCGATGGACCTGATCTGGGGCTATGCCGGTATCCTCAGCCTCGGGCATTTCGCGTTCTTCGGGCTTGGCGGGTATATGATCGGCATGTGGCTGATGTACGAGCGCACCCGCCTGATCGTGGTCGATGCGCTGGCCCAAGGGTCGATGCCACCCACGCCACAAGAGGTCGTCGACGGCATCGGCAACCAGATTTTCGGTGTGGTGGGCAGCAGTGAATTTCCCGCCATCTGGGCCTTTGCCGACAGTCTGACGTTGCAACTGGCGCTTGTCGTGCTGGTGCCGGGCCTGCTGGCGCTGGTTTTCGGCTGGCTGGCGTTTCGCAGCCGCGTCACCGGCGTTTACCTGTCGATCCTGACGCAGGCGATGACACTGGCGCTGGCACTGTACCTGTTCCAGAACGACAGCGGATTGCGCGGCAACAACGGCCTATCGGGCCTGCAAAACCTGCCCAATGTCACCGCCTCGCAGGATGTGGTGTCAATGTGGTTCTTCTGGGGGTCTGCGCTGGCGCTGGGGCTGGGCTATCTGCTGGCGGTATGGGTGGTCTCGGGCAAGTTCGGCTCGGTCATTCGCGGCATCCGCGACAACGAGGCGCGTGTGCGGTTTCTTGGCTATTCGGTCGAGGCCTACAAGCTGGCCCTGTTCACCCTGACCGCCTGTATCGCGGGCATCGCGGGCGCGTTGTATTATCCGCAGGCGGGCATCATCAACCCCGCCGAGATTGCCCCCATCGCGTCGATCTATCTGGCGGTCTGGGTCGCCATCGGCGGGCGCGGACGGCTCTATGGCGCTGTGATCGGGGCGGCTGTCGTCAGCCTGTTGTCCTCATGGTTCACAGGGGGGCAGGCGCCCGACATTCCGCTGGGGTTCTACACGATCAAATGGGTCGACTGGTGGCTGGTGCTGCTGGGGCTGTCCTTTGTCGGTGTCACGCTGTTCGCTCCGCAAGGCATCGGCGGGCTGGTCGATCTGATCAGCGACCGGTTGCGGCCCGACCGGCACGGGGCCGACCTTGGCCCCGATCAGGGATCGTTGCGCGAGAAGGAGGCGCAGAAATGA
- a CDS encoding urease subunit beta, whose amino-acid sequence MIPGELITAEGDIILNAGATAITLMVANTGDRPVQVGSHYHFAETNAALDFDRDTARGMRLDIAAGTAVRFEPGQRREVTLIPYGGARRVFGFNQQVMGDL is encoded by the coding sequence ATGATACCAGGAGAGTTGATCACAGCCGAGGGCGACATCATCTTGAACGCAGGGGCCACGGCAATCACGCTGATGGTCGCCAACACCGGCGACCGGCCCGTGCAGGTCGGCTCGCACTACCACTTTGCAGAAACAAACGCTGCGTTGGACTTTGACCGCGACACCGCGCGGGGCATGCGTCTGGACATCGCCGCAGGCACCGCCGTGCGCTTTGAGCCGGGCCAGCGCCGCGAGGTGACGCTGATCCCCTATGGCGGGGCGCGGCGGGTGTTCGGATTCAACCAGCAGGTCATGGGAGACCTTTGA
- the urtD gene encoding urea ABC transporter ATP-binding protein UrtD produces MSTLLEVSGVSVSFDGFRAINNLSFRIADAEMRAVIGPNGAGKTTFMDIVTGKTKPDEGRVLWGEKSVSLLKMSEAKIAQAGVGRKFQKPTVFEDQSVQENLLMALKKPRGWFPVLSYRPSGEDLAKVATLANDIGLGDALLRKSGELSHGQKQWLEIGILLAQEPRLLLVDEPAAGMTPEEREKTTDILVEAARTRAVVVVEHDMEFVRRLNCKVTVLHEGSVLAEGSLDHVTSNQDVIDVYLGR; encoded by the coding sequence ATGAGCACGCTTCTCGAAGTCTCCGGCGTCTCGGTCAGCTTTGACGGCTTTCGCGCCATTAACAACCTGTCGTTCCGCATCGCGGACGCCGAAATGCGCGCGGTGATCGGGCCGAACGGCGCGGGCAAGACGACATTCATGGACATCGTCACCGGCAAGACCAAGCCCGACGAGGGCCGCGTGCTCTGGGGTGAAAAATCGGTGTCGCTGCTGAAGATGAGCGAGGCGAAGATCGCGCAAGCGGGGGTGGGGCGCAAGTTCCAGAAACCCACGGTGTTCGAGGATCAAAGCGTGCAGGAAAACCTGCTGATGGCCTTGAAGAAACCGCGCGGCTGGTTTCCGGTCCTGTCGTATCGCCCGTCCGGGGAAGACCTGGCCAAAGTCGCCACACTGGCGAATGACATCGGTCTGGGCGATGCGCTGCTGCGTAAGTCGGGCGAGCTGAGCCACGGGCAGAAGCAATGGCTGGAGATCGGCATTTTGCTGGCACAGGAACCGCGCCTGCTGTTGGTCGACGAGCCCGCCGCCGGCATGACCCCGGAAGAGCGCGAAAAGACCACCGACATTCTGGTCGAGGCCGCCAGGACCCGCGCCGTCGTCGTGGTGGAACACGACATGGAGTTCGTCCGCCGTCTGAATTGCAAGGTCACCGTGCTGCACGAAGGCTCGGTTCTGGCCGAAGGGTCGCTGGACCACGTCACATCCAATCAGGACGTCATCGACGTCTATCTGGGGCGCTGA
- the urtB gene encoding urea ABC transporter permease subunit UrtB, protein MTRLIAATLALLLSCVTVSAQETNGAIQQVLQQHSAAILKSSRTTIGPAIDAVADSGLPQAQAVLEAWSNKTMWVREADGLFFRAEKADGGFRLIDFDSGETVGVFDKGALDQIKPNSGIRALIGTALVQFQLKDPDPKRRQDALTSISRDPDPALLKPLRNSIEMEQDAGMKAQKLRLERLLTIAYDTDPDARVQAMADMSGDLGVDVRATLNPLVATRRAVVQGEVPESSNVARILTPGTEALGKVEAYDMLVAADLAPRRVTNAAMRAALEAHIADGRVGGVAVQQLGSDAARRAAYITLAEAGIVPPFISEEEVQATLDGFTFYDAYADPSPQVTDAAVAALNAIKMNVGLNQAADLTLDALSLASIYFLAAIGLAITFGVMGVINMAHGEFIMMGAYTGYVVQQIIPNHTLSIIVAIPLAFAVTFAAGVAMERLVIRWLYNRPLETLLATFGISIALQQLAKNIFGTQARPLTAPAWLDGALTLNDVVSISYIRIAIFFLALFFLAVFLFIMKRTRLGLETRAVTQNPRMAASMGINPGRVNMLTFGLGSGIAGVAGVAIGLFAKVTSEMGSDYIVQSFMTVVVGGVGNIWGTLAGAAMIGFLQKGIEWGNPSNTLAAQTYMIVFIIIFIQFRPRGIIALKGRAAGD, encoded by the coding sequence ATGACCAGACTTATTGCCGCCACGCTGGCCTTGTTGCTAAGCTGTGTCACCGTTTCGGCGCAGGAAACCAACGGTGCGATCCAGCAAGTGCTGCAACAGCACAGCGCCGCCATTCTCAAAAGCTCGCGCACAACCATTGGACCCGCCATTGATGCGGTTGCAGACAGCGGTTTGCCGCAGGCGCAAGCGGTGCTTGAGGCGTGGTCGAACAAAACCATGTGGGTCCGTGAAGCAGACGGGCTGTTCTTTCGCGCGGAAAAGGCGGATGGTGGCTTTCGTTTGATTGATTTCGACAGTGGTGAAACGGTTGGTGTGTTCGACAAGGGCGCGCTGGACCAGATCAAACCCAACAGCGGTATTCGCGCGCTGATCGGTACGGCCTTGGTGCAGTTCCAGCTAAAAGACCCTGACCCCAAGCGCCGTCAGGACGCGCTAACGTCGATTTCGCGCGACCCTGATCCCGCGCTGCTGAAACCGCTGCGCAACTCGATCGAGATGGAGCAGGACGCCGGTATGAAGGCGCAAAAGCTGCGGCTGGAGCGGTTGCTGACCATCGCCTATGACACAGACCCCGACGCGCGGGTGCAGGCGATGGCCGATATGTCCGGCGATCTGGGCGTCGATGTGCGCGCCACGCTGAACCCGCTGGTCGCCACCCGCCGCGCCGTGGTGCAAGGCGAAGTGCCCGAAAGCTCCAACGTGGCCCGTATCCTGACACCCGGCACCGAGGCGCTGGGCAAGGTCGAGGCCTATGACATGCTGGTCGCCGCCGATCTTGCGCCGCGGCGCGTGACCAATGCGGCCATGCGTGCCGCACTTGAGGCGCATATCGCGGACGGGCGTGTGGGCGGCGTCGCGGTGCAGCAACTCGGCAGCGACGCGGCGCGCCGCGCAGCCTATATCACGCTGGCCGAAGCAGGCATCGTGCCGCCCTTTATCTCGGAAGAGGAAGTGCAGGCCACGCTGGACGGGTTTACCTTTTACGACGCCTATGCCGACCCGTCGCCGCAGGTAACCGATGCGGCTGTGGCAGCATTGAATGCGATCAAGATGAATGTGGGGCTGAATCAGGCCGCCGACCTGACGCTGGACGCGCTGTCGCTGGCGTCGATCTACTTTCTGGCGGCCATCGGGCTGGCCATCACCTTTGGCGTGATGGGCGTGATCAACATGGCGCATGGCGAATTCATCATGATGGGTGCCTATACCGGCTATGTCGTCCAGCAGATCATTCCCAATCACACCCTGTCGATCATCGTGGCGATCCCGCTGGCCTTTGCCGTGACGTTTGCCGCCGGTGTCGCGATGGAGCGGCTGGTGATCCGCTGGCTCTATAATCGCCCGCTGGAAACACTTCTGGCGACATTCGGGATATCGATCGCGCTGCAACAGCTGGCCAAGAACATCTTCGGCACGCAGGCGCGCCCGCTGACTGCGCCCGCGTGGCTGGACGGGGCGCTGACGCTGAACGACGTGGTGTCGATCAGCTATATCCGCATCGCGATCTTCTTTCTGGCGCTGTTCTTCCTCGCGGTGTTCCTGTTCATCATGAAGCGCACGCGGCTGGGGCTGGAAACACGCGCTGTGACGCAAAACCCGCGCATGGCTGCGTCGATGGGGATCAATCCGGGGCGGGTGAATATGCTGACCTTCGGACTGGGTTCGGGCATTGCGGGGGTGGCGGGTGTGGCCATCGGTCTATTTGCCAAGGTCACATCCGAGATGGGTTCGGACTATATCGTGCAGAGTTTCATGACGGTGGTTGTCGGCGGTGTCGGCAACATTTGGGGCACGCTGGCGGGGGCCGCGATGATCGGGTTCCTGCAAAAGGGCATCGAATGGGGCAACCCCAGCAACACGCTGGCGGCGCAGACCTACATGATCGTCTTCATCATCATTTTCATCCAGTTCCGGCCAAGGGGCATCATCGCCCTCAAGGGCCGCGCGGCGGGGGACTAA
- the urtE gene encoding urea ABC transporter ATP-binding subunit UrtE — protein MLSLKDLTLHYGHSQILNGISMQAAMGEVTCVMGTNGVGKTSLIKAISGTHPRSAGTLSLDGQDLPVLPAHKLAHLGVAYVPQGREIFPLMTVKENLETGFVCLPPDEHFIPDHIYDLFPVLKDMTSRRGGDLSGGQQQQLAIARALITKPKLLLLDEPTEGIQPNIIQQIGNVIRLLRDQGDMAIVLVEQYFEFAYDLADRFVVLRRGSVVLEGAKSEIAKADVLRGVSV, from the coding sequence ATGCTGAGTTTGAAAGACCTTACCCTGCACTATGGGCACAGCCAGATCCTGAACGGGATTTCGATGCAGGCCGCCATGGGCGAGGTGACCTGCGTGATGGGCACCAACGGCGTAGGCAAGACCAGCCTGATCAAGGCGATCTCCGGCACCCATCCGCGCAGTGCCGGAACCCTGTCGCTGGACGGACAGGACCTGCCGGTGCTGCCCGCGCACAAGCTGGCGCATCTGGGTGTGGCCTATGTGCCGCAGGGGCGCGAGATATTTCCGCTGATGACGGTGAAAGAGAACCTCGAGACCGGCTTTGTCTGCCTGCCGCCCGATGAACATTTCATACCCGACCATATTTACGATCTGTTTCCGGTGCTCAAGGACATGACATCGCGGCGCGGCGGCGATCTGTCCGGCGGACAGCAGCAACAATTGGCCATCGCGCGGGCGCTGATCACCAAACCCAAGCTGTTGCTGCTTGACGAGCCGACCGAGGGTATCCAGCCCAACATCATCCAACAGATCGGCAACGTGATCCGTCTGCTGCGCGATCAGGGTGATATGGCGATTGTGCTGGTCGAACAGTATTTCGAATTTGCCTATGATCTGGCGGACCGTTTCGTGGTGCTGCGCCGCGGGTCCGTGGTGCTGGAAGGGGCCAAATCCGAGATCGCCAAAGCCGACGTGCTGCGCGGCGTTTCCGTCTGA
- the ureC gene encoding urease subunit alpha: MPKPIARADYAAMFGPTTGDRLRLADTDLIIEVERDLTTYGEEVKFGGGKVIRDGMGQSQTTRADGAVDTVITNALIVDHTGIYKADVGLKDGRIHKIGKAGNPDTQSGVDIIIGPGTEAIAGEGRILTAGGFDSHIHFICPQQMEDALHSGVTTCLGGGTGPAHGTLATTCTPGPWHIGRMLQAFDSIPMNIGLSGKGNASQPAALVEMVNAGACALKLHEDWGTTPGAIDCCLSVADDMDVQVMIHTDTLNESGFVENTVAAMKGRTIHAFHTEGAGGGHAPDIIKICGEEHVLPSSTNPTRPFTVNTLEEHLDMLMVCHHLDKSIPEDVAFAESRIRRETIAAEDILHDMGAFSIIASDSQAMGRIGEVLIRTWQTADKMKKQRGRLVEETGDNDNFRVRRYIAKYTINPAIAHGISREIGSIEEGKRADLVLWNPAFFGVKPEMVLMSGTIVMAQMGDPNASIPTPQPVYSRPMFGAFGRSVEHSSITFVSAAAQDANIRGTLGLAKQTVAVSNTRNIGKSDLKLNTALPHIEVNPETYEVRADGELLTCEPAEVLPMAQRYFMF; this comes from the coding sequence ATGCCCAAGCCAATTGCCCGCGCCGATTATGCAGCCATGTTCGGCCCCACCACCGGCGACCGTTTGCGTCTGGCCGATACCGACCTGATCATCGAGGTCGAACGCGACCTGACCACCTATGGCGAAGAGGTCAAATTCGGCGGCGGCAAAGTGATCCGCGACGGCATGGGCCAGTCCCAGACGACCCGCGCGGACGGCGCGGTGGATACGGTGATCACCAACGCGCTGATCGTGGACCACACCGGCATCTACAAGGCCGACGTGGGGCTGAAAGACGGGCGCATCCACAAGATCGGCAAGGCGGGCAACCCCGACACCCAGTCGGGCGTCGACATCATCATCGGCCCCGGCACCGAAGCCATCGCAGGCGAAGGGCGGATTCTGACCGCAGGCGGGTTCGACAGCCACATCCACTTTATCTGCCCGCAACAGATGGAGGACGCGCTACATTCCGGCGTGACCACCTGTCTGGGCGGCGGCACCGGCCCCGCGCACGGCACGCTCGCCACCACCTGCACGCCGGGGCCCTGGCACATTGGGCGGATGTTGCAGGCCTTCGACAGCATCCCGATGAACATCGGACTTTCGGGCAAGGGCAACGCCAGCCAGCCTGCCGCATTGGTCGAGATGGTCAACGCGGGAGCCTGTGCGCTGAAACTGCACGAGGACTGGGGCACCACCCCTGGCGCCATCGACTGCTGCCTATCCGTGGCCGACGACATGGACGTGCAGGTGATGATCCACACCGACACGCTGAACGAAAGCGGCTTTGTCGAGAACACCGTCGCCGCCATGAAGGGCCGCACCATCCACGCCTTTCACACCGAAGGCGCGGGCGGCGGGCACGCGCCGGACATCATCAAGATCTGCGGCGAGGAACATGTGCTGCCCTCGTCCACCAACCCCACGCGCCCCTTCACCGTCAACACGCTGGAAGAGCATCTGGACATGCTGATGGTCTGTCACCACCTTGACAAATCCATCCCCGAAGACGTGGCCTTTGCCGAAAGCCGTATCCGCCGCGAGACCATCGCCGCCGAGGACATCCTGCACGACATGGGAGCGTTTTCGATCATCGCCAGCGACTCACAAGCGATGGGGCGCATCGGCGAAGTGCTGATCCGCACCTGGCAGACCGCCGACAAGATGAAAAAGCAACGCGGGCGTCTGGTGGAAGAAACAGGCGACAACGACAATTTCCGCGTGCGCCGCTATATCGCCAAATACACCATCAACCCCGCCATCGCCCACGGCATCAGCCGCGAGATCGGCAGCATCGAAGAGGGCAAGCGCGCCGATCTGGTGCTGTGGAACCCGGCGTTCTTTGGCGTGAAACCGGAAATGGTGCTGATGTCGGGCACCATCGTCATGGCACAGATGGGCGACCCCAACGCGTCGATCCCGACCCCGCAGCCGGTCTATTCGCGGCCCATGTTCGGGGCATTCGGTCGGTCGGTCGAACATTCGTCGATCACCTTTGTCAGTGCGGCCGCGCAAGACGCCAACATTCGCGGCACGCTGGGGCTGGCCAAGCAGACCGTCGCCGTCAGCAACACGCGCAACATCGGAAAATCCGACCTCAAGCTGAACACCGCCCTGCCCCACATCGAGGTGAACCCCGAGACCTACGAGGTCCGCGCCGATGGCGAACTGCTGACCTGCGAGCCCGCCGAAGTGCTGCCGATGGCGCAACGCTATTTCATGTTCTGA
- the urtA gene encoding urea ABC transporter substrate-binding protein codes for MTFLKSTLTGTLVAASLGSVAMAADDTIKVGVLHSLSGTMAISETTLKDTMLMLVEQQNAKGGLLGKQLEAVVVDPASDWPLFAEKARELLTVHNVDVIYGNWTSVSRKSVLPVIEELNGLLFYPVQYEGEESSKNVFYTGAAPNQQAIPATDYFLDELGIEKFALLGTDYVYPRTTNNILESYLKGKGIAAGDIFVNYTPFGHSDWSKIVADVVALGADGKKVGVISTINGDANIGFYKELAAAGISADDIPVVAFSVGEEELSGLDTSNLVGHLAAWNYFMSADTPENAEFIETWHAFIGDEKRVTNDPMEAHYIGFNMWVAAVEAAGTTDVDAVRAAMYGQEYPNLTGGMAVMGVNHHLSKPVLIGEIQADGQFDIISETDPVPGDAWTDFLPESAVLESDWKDLGCGMYNTETKTCVQTLSNY; via the coding sequence ATGACTTTTCTCAAATCCACGCTGACAGGCACTTTGGTGGCCGCGTCGCTTGGCTCGGTGGCGATGGCTGCCGACGATACGATCAAGGTCGGCGTCCTGCATTCGCTTTCGGGCACGATGGCGATTTCGGAAACCACACTGAAAGACACAATGCTGATGCTGGTCGAACAGCAAAACGCCAAAGGTGGCCTGTTGGGCAAACAACTTGAGGCCGTGGTCGTCGACCCTGCATCCGACTGGCCGCTGTTTGCGGAAAAAGCACGTGAGTTGCTGACCGTACACAATGTCGACGTGATCTATGGCAACTGGACATCCGTATCGCGCAAATCGGTTCTGCCGGTCATCGAAGAACTGAACGGCCTGCTGTTCTATCCGGTGCAATACGAGGGCGAGGAATCGTCCAAGAACGTGTTCTACACCGGTGCCGCGCCGAACCAACAGGCGATCCCTGCAACGGATTATTTTCTGGACGAGCTTGGCATCGAGAAATTCGCCCTGTTGGGCACCGACTATGTCTATCCGCGTACAACCAACAACATCCTTGAAAGCTATCTCAAGGGTAAGGGCATTGCCGCCGGAGATATCTTTGTGAACTACACGCCGTTTGGTCACTCGGACTGGTCCAAGATTGTGGCCGATGTGGTTGCATTGGGCGCTGACGGCAAAAAAGTCGGCGTGATCTCGACCATCAACGGCGATGCCAACATCGGTTTCTACAAGGAATTGGCAGCGGCCGGTATTTCGGCGGATGATATTCCCGTTGTGGCCTTTTCGGTCGGTGAAGAAGAGCTGTCGGGACTGGATACGTCCAACCTTGTCGGGCATCTGGCCGCGTGGAACTATTTCATGTCTGCTGACACGCCTGAAAACGCCGAGTTCATTGAAACATGGCACGCTTTCATCGGTGACGAAAAACGCGTGACCAACGACCCGATGGAGGCCCACTATATCGGCTTCAACATGTGGGTTGCTGCGGTCGAAGCGGCTGGCACCACCGATGTGGATGCTGTGCGTGCGGCAATGTACGGGCAGGAATACCCGAACCTGACCGGTGGCATGGCCGTGATGGGCGTGAACCACCACCTGTCCAAACCTGTGCTGATTGGTGAAATTCAGGCCGACGGCCAGTTCGACATCATCTCGGAAACCGATCCGGTTCCGGGTGACGCATGGACCGACTTCCTGCCCGAATCCGCCGTGCTGGAATCGGATTGGAAGGATCTGGGTTGCGGTATGTACAACACCGAAACCAAGACCTGTGTTCAGACCCTTTCGAACTATTAA
- a CDS encoding siderophore-interacting protein has protein sequence MTDQTADAPRIARTRHALRRRSLTVAASEKLTPHMIRLTLQGADLHDFTSTAPDDHMKLILQGDGDSPQMRDYTPRRFSASELVVDVVDHPGGPAADWARDAAVGDSITIGGPRGSQRIEGDIAHWLLIGDETALPAIGRWIEELPDGARVTSIVGVPDATDEQTLDTAADWQAHWLHRPLKQATDPAPYLAALDAMTVPPRTFVWVAAEAQVARAIRTHLLDNGHDKQWIKASGYWVAGQADASDKAIGD, from the coding sequence ATGACAGATCAAACCGCTGACGCACCCCGTATCGCGCGCACCCGCCACGCGTTGCGCCGCCGCAGCCTGACGGTTGCCGCATCGGAAAAACTGACGCCACATATGATCCGGCTGACCCTGCAAGGCGCGGACCTGCATGATTTCACCAGCACCGCCCCCGATGACCATATGAAGCTGATCCTGCAAGGTGATGGCGACAGTCCGCAAATGCGTGACTACACCCCACGCCGGTTCAGCGCATCTGAACTGGTGGTGGATGTGGTCGATCACCCCGGTGGCCCCGCCGCCGACTGGGCGCGCGACGCGGCAGTAGGCGACAGCATCACCATTGGCGGCCCGCGCGGCAGTCAACGGATCGAAGGCGACATCGCCCACTGGCTGTTGATTGGCGACGAAACGGCGTTGCCTGCCATTGGCCGCTGGATCGAGGAACTGCCAGATGGTGCGCGCGTTACCAGCATTGTCGGCGTGCCGGATGCCACAGACGAACAGACATTGGACACCGCCGCCGACTGGCAAGCGCACTGGCTTCACCGTCCGCTAAAGCAGGCAACCGATCCCGCACCCTATCTGGCAGCGCTGGACGCCATGACAGTGCCGCCGCGCACCTTTGTCTGGGTCGCTGCCGAAGCACAGGTGGCGCGTGCCATCCGCACGCATCTGTTGGACAATGGGCACGACAAACAGTGGATTAAGGCTTCGGGCTATTGGGTGGCGGGTCAGGCCGATGCTTCGGATAAGGCGATCGGGGACTGA
- a CDS encoding urease accessory protein UreD, with protein MSSKLARGRSVLGGLHQAGSSKCLFPRSSSPALDAVVLNTAGGITGGDRYALAAAAERGTTLCLTTQACERAYRAQTGEVGQLRNTLTVEAKARIDWLPQETILYDGAALDRRLQIEMAAEAQLLMVEPLVFGRAAMGERLNGLHLRDRIMINRAGVPLFHDALVMTGDVSAHLAKPFVANEAGAMAALVYIAPDAAGQLGPVRAMLPDTAGASLIGDDMLVARFLAIDSFELRRSLLPVLIRLKGGPLPRTWMI; from the coding sequence GTGTCGTCGAAGCTGGCGCGCGGCCGGTCGGTGCTGGGCGGGCTGCATCAGGCAGGATCGTCAAAATGTCTGTTTCCGCGCAGCAGCAGCCCGGCACTGGACGCCGTAGTGCTGAACACCGCAGGCGGGATCACCGGCGGTGACCGATATGCCTTGGCGGCCGCGGCGGAACGCGGCACCACCCTGTGCCTGACCACGCAGGCCTGCGAGCGTGCCTACCGCGCGCAGACCGGCGAGGTTGGCCAGTTGCGCAACACGCTGACCGTCGAGGCAAAGGCGCGGATCGACTGGCTGCCACAAGAGACGATTCTATATGACGGGGCCGCACTGGACCGCCGGTTGCAGATCGAAATGGCCGCAGAGGCCCAGCTGCTGATGGTTGAACCGCTGGTCTTCGGACGTGCGGCCATGGGCGAACGGCTGAACGGGTTGCACCTGCGCGACCGCATCATGATCAACCGTGCGGGCGTGCCGCTTTTTCATGATGCACTTGTGATGACGGGCGATGTCTCGGCGCATCTGGCCAAACCCTTTGTTGCAAACGAAGCGGGGGCGATGGCCGCACTGGTCTATATCGCGCCGGACGCCGCCGGACAGCTGGGGCCCGTGCGTGCCATGCTGCCCGACACCGCAGGGGCCAGCCTGATTGGTGACGACATGCTGGTGGCAAGATTTCTCGCCATCGACAGTTTCGAGTTGCGGCGCAGCCTGCTGCCCGTTCTTATCCGCCTCAAGGGTGGCCCCCTTCCGCGAACATGGATGATCTGA
- a CDS encoding urease subunit gamma: protein MNLTPREKDKLLIAMAAVVARKRLERGVKLNHPEAIALITDAVVEGARDGRSVADLMEAGAQIITRDQCMEGIAEMIHDVQVEATFPDGTKLVTVHNPIR, encoded by the coding sequence ATGAACCTGACCCCCCGCGAAAAAGACAAACTGCTGATTGCGATGGCCGCCGTGGTCGCCCGCAAACGGCTGGAGCGCGGCGTAAAGCTGAACCATCCCGAAGCAATTGCCCTGATCACCGATGCGGTGGTCGAAGGGGCGCGCGACGGGCGCAGCGTGGCCGACCTGATGGAGGCAGGCGCGCAAATCATCACCCGCGACCAATGTATGGAAGGGATCGCCGAAATGATCCACGACGTGCAGGTCGAGGCCACCTTTCCCGATGGCACCAAGCTGGTGACCGTCCACAATCCCATCCGCTAA
- a CDS encoding antifreeze protein: MAHKANRYATPAELYISWMNASMLMVETASVMTMRVMGMAGLWSVTSSENDRMMSEKPTAFLDSATAASFATISGKRPDEVMNAALRPLRRKTRANARRLGKRGPLMPGTKTR; this comes from the coding sequence ATGGCGCATAAAGCCAATCGGTACGCAACGCCTGCCGAATTGTACATATCTTGGATGAATGCCTCGATGCTGATGGTGGAAACCGCCAGCGTCATGACGATGCGGGTGATGGGCATGGCGGGCCTGTGGTCTGTCACCAGTTCCGAAAATGACCGCATGATGTCGGAAAAGCCAACGGCTTTTCTGGACAGCGCAACAGCCGCGTCCTTTGCCACCATCAGCGGCAAACGCCCCGACGAGGTGATGAACGCCGCCCTGCGCCCCCTGCGCCGCAAGACCCGCGCCAATGCCCGCCGTCTGGGCAAACGCGGCCCCCTGATGCCCGGTACAAAAACCCGCTGA